In the Populus trichocarpa isolate Nisqually-1 chromosome 1, P.trichocarpa_v4.1, whole genome shotgun sequence genome, one interval contains:
- the LOC7492034 gene encoding probable mediator of RNA polymerase II transcription subunit 26c, with amino-acid sequence MDIDDFRSILESSGVDVWNFIDTAIDVASLDFGSELKRRRDDIVARLFAASSSCSRCRDRSFDDIDINNTANGNGMKDLAEKESSHEEEKGRRVYADSPVTPRSVNGDGDDEELDPFGGLFDDEPKKILDIKQQLEDLDQPEDSLVDLLQSLADMDITFQALKETDIGRHVNRLRKHPSNDVKRLVKQLVRKWKEIVDDWVRLNPHGERASSGLMAYGDSPQQKIPQNGRHQVPDFAYSPNPHNGSSGSDRNNSEPERKPKLAPPRNEALTKPIKKSVPASSSAPHNVQRQREQPKENKFDADQKFASASKRLQANYKEAENAKKQRTIQVMDIHEIPKPKNKNTFFAKNRGGGSHQGRHW; translated from the exons ATggatattgatgattttagatCAATATTGGAGAGTTCAGGTGTTGACGTTTGGAATTTTATTGATACAGCAATTGATGTGGCTTCTTTGGATTTTGGGTCTGAATTGAAGAGAAGGAGAGATGATATTGTGGCGAGATTATTTGCAGCATCAAGCTCATGTAGTAGATGTAGGGACCGGAGTTTTGATGATATTGACATTAACAATACTGCTAATGGGAATGGAATGAAGGATCTTGCAGAGAAAGAGAGTAGccatgaagaagagaaagggagaagggTGTATGCAGATTCTCCAGTAACACCAAGGTCCGttaatggtgatggtgatgatgaggaACTGGATCCGTTTGGAGGGTTGTTTGATGATGAGCCGAAGAAGATTTTGGATATCAAGCAACAGCTTGAAGATCTTGACcag CCTGAAGATTCTTTGGTTGATTTGCTTCAAAGTTTAGCAGATATGGATATCACATTTCAGGCACTTAAG GAGACTGATATTGGAAGGCATGTGAATCGATTGCGAAAGCATCCATCTAATGATGTTAAGAGATTAGTGAAGCAACTTGTCAG aaaatggaaagaaattgTAGATGACTGGGTGAGGTTGAATCCACACGGAGAGCGTGCATCCTCTGGTTTAATGG CTTACGGGGACTCACCTCAGCAGAAGATTCCCCAGAATGGTCGTCACCAG GTTCCTGATTTTGCATACTCTCCCAATCCTCACA ATGGGAGTTCTGGATCAGATAGGAATAATTCTGAACCAGAAAGAAAACCGAAACTGGCTCCTCCTCGAAATGAAGCTCTGACCAAACCTATTAAAAAATCAGTTCCTGCATCTTCATCTGCTCCTCACAATGTACAG AGACAAAGAGAACAACCGAAAGAGAACAAATTTGATGCTGATCAAAAGTTTGCCTCGGCAAGTAAAAGGCTTCAAGCGAATTATAAGGAAGCTGAAAATG ccaaaaaacaaagaacaattcAAGTGATGGACATTCACGAGATACCGAAACCCAAGAATAAGAATACCTTCTTTGCAAAGAACAGAGGTGGTGGCTCTCATCAAGGGAGGCACTGGTGA